In Catenulispora sp. MAP5-51, a single genomic region encodes these proteins:
- a CDS encoding sugar ABC transporter substrate-binding protein: MSMRTSRRSVLRAGVGALAVAVTGGCATGGGKKTPAPTVKTGAQAQVGGSVTVWSWDVAAKALKRLAPAFEQQHPGVKVNVVDIGYDNAYDKITVGLKSGAGLPDVLQVEGPKMQSYIGTFPGGFYDLSTLAGPLKSQFNAAAWATGTDTAGKVYALPWDIGPCGVFYRIDIFQQAGVDPSSIRTWDDYVAAGVRIKAKTGKKLLVMDPTGDSTFPMMLQQEGQGYFVDGKIAVDTPAALTAMGVLKELSDKGLVDYEKGWDALVAATKDGKVATTPTAVWWSGTLTDEMPELKGKFGAIPLPAFASGGVRTSNNGGSLLNISAQSKNSATAWAFIQFCLANADNQVSMLKNEGIFPAFEPALSDPYITGPQDYYGGQTTFKTFADLAKDIAPVEYTGDYSKAGDLVTDATNSVLQGGKDPKSALDSAAQQIASATGRQIAQ; this comes from the coding sequence ATGTCAATGCGGACAAGTCGGCGTTCGGTGCTGCGAGCGGGCGTCGGGGCCCTCGCGGTCGCGGTGACCGGCGGATGCGCGACCGGCGGCGGGAAGAAGACGCCCGCGCCGACGGTCAAGACCGGGGCGCAGGCCCAGGTCGGCGGGAGCGTCACGGTCTGGTCCTGGGACGTGGCGGCCAAGGCCCTCAAGCGCCTGGCACCGGCCTTCGAGCAGCAGCACCCGGGTGTGAAGGTGAACGTGGTCGACATCGGCTACGACAACGCCTACGACAAGATCACCGTCGGGCTGAAGTCGGGCGCCGGGCTCCCGGACGTCCTCCAGGTCGAAGGACCGAAGATGCAGAGCTACATCGGCACCTTCCCCGGCGGCTTCTACGACCTCAGCACCCTGGCGGGCCCGCTGAAGTCCCAGTTCAACGCCGCCGCCTGGGCCACCGGCACGGACACCGCCGGCAAGGTGTACGCGCTCCCGTGGGACATCGGGCCCTGCGGCGTCTTCTACCGGATCGACATCTTCCAGCAGGCGGGCGTCGACCCGTCGTCGATCCGGACGTGGGACGACTACGTCGCGGCCGGTGTCCGGATCAAGGCCAAGACCGGCAAGAAGCTGCTGGTGATGGACCCCACCGGGGACAGCACGTTCCCGATGATGCTCCAGCAGGAGGGCCAGGGCTACTTCGTCGACGGCAAGATCGCGGTGGACACCCCGGCGGCCCTCACGGCGATGGGCGTCCTGAAGGAGCTCAGCGACAAGGGCCTGGTCGACTACGAGAAGGGCTGGGACGCGCTGGTCGCGGCCACCAAGGACGGCAAGGTCGCCACCACCCCGACCGCGGTCTGGTGGTCCGGCACCCTCACCGACGAGATGCCCGAGCTGAAGGGCAAGTTCGGCGCGATACCGCTGCCGGCCTTCGCTTCCGGCGGCGTGCGTACCTCCAACAACGGCGGCTCGCTGCTGAACATCTCGGCGCAGAGCAAGAACTCGGCGACGGCCTGGGCCTTCATCCAGTTCTGTCTGGCGAACGCCGACAACCAGGTCTCGATGCTGAAGAACGAAGGCATCTTCCCCGCCTTCGAGCCGGCCCTCTCAGACCCCTACATCACCGGCCCCCAGGACTACTACGGCGGCCAGACCACCTTCAAGACCTTCGCCGATCTGGCCAAGGACATCGCCCCGGTGGAGTACACCGGCGACTACTCCAAGGCCGGCGACCTGGTCACCGACGCCACGAACTCGGTGCTGCAGGGCGGCAAGGACCCGAAGTCGGCACTGGACTCGGCCGCGCAGCAGATCGCCTCCGCGACCGGCCGGCAGATCGCGCAGTAG
- a CDS encoding beta-galactosidase codes for MITRVEGLLYGADYNPEQWPESVWKQDANLMRDAGVTMVTLGVFSWARLQPAENEWDFAWLDRLMDLFDSRGIAVDLATATASPPAWFVRQYPETLPVTADGVRLEFGSRQHYCPSSPVYREAATKLARAIAERYGEHPALALWHIHNEYGDHVTECFCDVSAADFRRWLRERYGDDIAQLNFAWGAEFWSQRYSDFAQIEPPRTAPGPVNPGQLLDWRRFSSDALLACFLAERTVLKEVTPEIPVTTNFMSMMKDLDYWKWAAHEDVVSDDAYPDPADSSAHVQAAMNYDLMRSLGGGKPWLLMEQAPSAVSWRAVNVPKTPDQRRLWSLQTVARGADGVMHFQWRASRAGAEKFHSALLPHGGTQSRGWRETVRFGEELAKLTEVAGSRIESTVAIVLDWNSWWALEAEDHPSARVRLKEQILSWYSLLHRWNHVVDFVPPDADLSPYKVVLAPNLYSVSTENASRLSDYVYGGGYLVVGYFSGIVDELDHIHQGVDGTGGGYPGPLKDVLGVAVDEWWPIPDGRSVEVSFVADEESSQAKKKHKHSYSIGYHRTPSAVRWSEWIGATTARAVAHYTEGTLKGRPAVTCNDFGEGRAWYVSCDLGGDIEKVLAEAVRPAVVWPSLASSLAFSGVEVVCRSSESHHYYFLLNHGDKQVDLGSAVPFGAVNLLTGSRPAHLAAQGVAVLKVGR; via the coding sequence ATGATCACGCGTGTAGAAGGTCTTTTGTATGGAGCGGACTACAACCCGGAGCAGTGGCCGGAGTCCGTCTGGAAGCAGGACGCCAACCTGATGCGGGACGCCGGCGTCACGATGGTGACGCTCGGGGTGTTCTCCTGGGCCCGGCTGCAGCCCGCCGAGAACGAGTGGGACTTCGCCTGGCTGGACCGGCTGATGGACCTGTTCGACAGCCGGGGCATCGCGGTGGACCTGGCCACGGCCACCGCCTCGCCGCCGGCCTGGTTCGTGCGCCAGTACCCGGAGACGCTGCCGGTCACCGCCGACGGCGTGCGCCTGGAGTTCGGCTCGCGGCAGCACTACTGCCCCTCGTCCCCGGTCTACCGCGAGGCGGCGACCAAGCTGGCCCGCGCGATCGCCGAGCGGTACGGCGAGCACCCGGCGCTGGCGCTGTGGCACATCCACAACGAGTACGGCGACCACGTCACCGAGTGCTTCTGCGACGTGTCGGCCGCGGACTTCCGCCGCTGGCTGCGGGAGCGCTACGGCGACGACATCGCGCAGCTGAACTTCGCCTGGGGCGCGGAGTTCTGGTCCCAGCGGTACTCGGACTTCGCGCAGATCGAGCCGCCGCGCACGGCCCCGGGGCCGGTCAATCCGGGGCAGCTGCTGGACTGGCGCCGGTTCAGCTCCGACGCCCTGCTGGCCTGCTTCCTCGCCGAGCGCACGGTCCTGAAGGAGGTGACGCCGGAGATCCCGGTCACCACCAACTTCATGTCGATGATGAAGGACCTCGACTACTGGAAGTGGGCCGCGCACGAGGACGTGGTCTCCGACGACGCCTACCCCGACCCGGCGGACTCCTCCGCCCACGTCCAGGCGGCGATGAACTACGACCTGATGCGCTCGCTCGGCGGCGGCAAGCCCTGGCTCCTGATGGAGCAGGCGCCCTCGGCGGTGAGCTGGCGCGCGGTGAACGTGCCGAAGACCCCGGACCAGCGGCGGCTGTGGTCGTTGCAGACCGTGGCGCGCGGCGCGGACGGCGTCATGCACTTCCAGTGGCGGGCCTCGCGCGCCGGCGCGGAGAAGTTCCACAGCGCCCTGCTCCCGCACGGCGGCACGCAGTCGCGGGGATGGCGCGAGACGGTGCGCTTCGGCGAGGAGCTGGCGAAGCTGACGGAGGTCGCCGGGAGCCGGATCGAGAGCACGGTCGCGATCGTCCTGGACTGGAACTCGTGGTGGGCGCTGGAGGCCGAGGACCACCCCTCGGCGCGGGTACGGCTCAAGGAGCAGATCCTGAGCTGGTACTCGCTGCTGCACCGGTGGAACCACGTCGTCGACTTCGTGCCGCCGGACGCGGATCTGAGCCCTTACAAGGTGGTGCTGGCGCCGAACCTGTATTCGGTGAGCACCGAGAACGCTTCCCGGCTGTCCGACTACGTGTACGGCGGAGGGTATCTCGTCGTCGGCTACTTCAGCGGGATCGTCGACGAGCTCGACCACATCCACCAGGGTGTCGACGGAACCGGCGGCGGATACCCCGGGCCGCTGAAGGACGTGCTCGGGGTGGCCGTGGACGAGTGGTGGCCGATCCCGGACGGGCGCTCGGTCGAGGTCTCCTTCGTCGCCGACGAGGAATCCTCGCAGGCGAAGAAGAAACACAAGCACAGCTACAGCATCGGGTACCACCGCACGCCCTCGGCGGTGCGCTGGAGCGAGTGGATCGGCGCGACCACGGCCCGGGCCGTCGCGCACTACACCGAGGGCACGCTGAAGGGCCGCCCGGCGGTCACCTGCAACGACTTCGGCGAGGGCCGGGCGTGGTACGTCAGCTGCGATCTGGGCGGGGACATCGAGAAGGTCCTCGCCGAGGCCGTGCGCCCGGCCGTGGTGTGGCCGTCCCTGGCCTCGTCGCTGGCGTTCAGCGGGGTCGAGGTGGTCTGCCGCAGCTCGGAGTCGCACCACTACTACTTCCTTCTCAACCACGGCGACAAGCAGGTCGACCTGGGCTCCGCCGTGCCGTTCGGCGCGGTGAACCTGCTGACCGGCAGTCGTCCCGCCCATCTGGCCGCACAGGGTGTCGCGGTCCTGAAGGTAGGAAGGTGA
- a CDS encoding carbohydrate ABC transporter permease translates to MATATAAPQRRRSPTEPATKWGVPHFRIVHWAFAGPAAALFVFFFAYPLGASLYQSFTSDDGGVQTWAGLAQYRRMLHDPVFWKSLWNTGLLLVFQVPLMIGLALVLACVLNQSWLRFKGTWRIAFFLPSVTMLVAYAVVFRVLLKTDGGMVNQALGWFGVSPVDWLNNPVWARVALIGTITWRWTGYNAVILLAGLQAIPKEQYEAAAIDGAGAVTTFRKIVIPQLRPVILFCSITSTIGTLQLFDENFVLTKGGPDNATMTPVLYLYKVGFDQMDFSYASAIAWAVVLIIGVLSVLQFRFFGQSDRAASTARSERRRG, encoded by the coding sequence ATGGCCACCGCCACAGCCGCACCACAGCGCCGCCGCTCGCCGACCGAGCCCGCAACCAAGTGGGGAGTTCCCCACTTCCGGATCGTCCACTGGGCCTTCGCCGGCCCGGCAGCAGCCCTGTTCGTCTTCTTCTTCGCCTATCCCCTCGGCGCCAGCCTCTATCAGAGCTTCACCAGCGACGACGGCGGCGTTCAGACGTGGGCCGGCCTGGCCCAGTACCGCCGCATGCTGCACGACCCGGTCTTCTGGAAGTCGCTGTGGAACACCGGCCTGCTCCTGGTCTTCCAGGTCCCGCTGATGATCGGGCTGGCGCTGGTCCTGGCCTGCGTGCTGAACCAGTCCTGGCTGCGCTTCAAGGGGACCTGGCGCATCGCCTTCTTCCTGCCCTCGGTCACGATGCTGGTCGCCTACGCCGTCGTCTTCCGGGTCCTGCTCAAGACCGACGGCGGCATGGTCAACCAGGCCCTCGGCTGGTTCGGGGTGAGCCCGGTGGACTGGCTGAACAACCCGGTGTGGGCGCGGGTGGCGCTGATCGGCACCATCACCTGGCGCTGGACCGGCTACAACGCGGTGATCCTGCTCGCCGGGCTGCAAGCCATCCCCAAGGAGCAGTACGAGGCCGCCGCGATCGACGGCGCGGGCGCCGTGACCACGTTCCGCAAGATCGTGATACCGCAGCTGCGGCCGGTGATCCTGTTCTGCTCCATCACCTCGACCATCGGCACGCTCCAGCTGTTCGATGAGAACTTCGTCCTGACCAAGGGCGGCCCGGACAACGCCACCATGACGCCGGTCCTCTACCTCTACAAGGTCGGCTTCGACCAGATGGACTTCAGCTACGCCTCCGCCATCGCCTGGGCCGTGGTGCTGATCATCGGTGTGTTGTCGGTGCTCCAGTTCAGGTTCTTCGGGCAGTCGGACCGCGCCGCGAGCACGGCCAGGTCGGAAAGGAGGCGGGGATGA
- the trxA gene encoding thioredoxin gives MAVVELTKDTFTETIEGEGIKVVDFWAEWCGPCRSFAPVYKKAADKHEDIVFAKVDTEAEQELAMAFDIRSIPTLMIVRDGVTLYQHPGALPESALEDLIAQARALDMDEVRKALAERAAEGADAGAAAESADAESAAV, from the coding sequence GTGGCCGTCGTGGAACTGACCAAGGACACCTTCACCGAGACGATCGAGGGCGAAGGCATCAAGGTCGTGGACTTCTGGGCCGAGTGGTGCGGGCCGTGTCGGTCGTTCGCGCCGGTGTACAAGAAGGCCGCCGACAAGCACGAGGACATCGTCTTCGCCAAGGTCGACACCGAGGCCGAGCAGGAGCTGGCGATGGCGTTCGACATCCGCTCGATCCCGACGCTGATGATCGTGCGCGACGGCGTCACCCTCTACCAGCACCCCGGCGCGCTGCCGGAGTCGGCGCTGGAGGACCTGATCGCCCAGGCCCGCGCCCTGGACATGGACGAGGTGCGCAAGGCCCTGGCCGAGCGGGCCGCCGAGGGTGCGGACGCCGGCGCTGCCGCCGAGAGCGCCGACGCCGAGAGCGCCGCCGTCTGA
- the gcvPA gene encoding aminomethyl-transferring glycine dehydrogenase subunit GcvPA — MGHPYIPNSDPEIRARMLAAIGASSVEEFYADIPDAIRLHRPLDLPAPLRSEAELVRHMDRLLSRNKPAELSFLGAGCYRHHVPAVVEEVGNRSEFLTAYAGEPYEDHGRFQALWEYQSLMGELLELDVVNVPTYDGFQAAGTALRMAGRATGRRRLLVVGPVDPDKLSKIEDFVRPDHDVEVLDGTHDGWQAADLVVGADVAAVYIEAPNYHGVLDPALPLLSERAHAVGALFVVGCNPISLGVVASPASYGADIVCGDIQPLGIRMSFGGGAAGFIATRDEQRLVREFPSRLFGVVPTVVEGEYGFGDVYYDRTSFALREQGKEWVGTAAALNGIMAGVYLALMGPRGMREIGETILALTAYAQERLAAVPSVSAPNAASVSFADFVVRFTGSRTASEINALLLEQGIQGGKVLSETDALFCVTEIHTREDIDRLAAVLEEIAK, encoded by the coding sequence GTGGGCCACCCGTACATCCCCAACAGCGACCCCGAGATCAGAGCCCGGATGCTGGCGGCGATCGGCGCGTCGAGTGTCGAGGAGTTCTACGCCGACATCCCCGACGCGATCCGGCTGCACCGCCCCCTGGACCTGCCGGCGCCGCTGCGCTCGGAAGCCGAACTGGTCCGGCACATGGACCGTCTGCTGTCCCGCAACAAGCCGGCCGAGCTCAGCTTCCTGGGCGCCGGCTGCTACCGGCACCACGTGCCGGCGGTGGTGGAGGAGGTCGGCAACCGCAGCGAGTTCCTGACCGCCTATGCCGGCGAGCCGTACGAGGACCACGGCCGCTTCCAGGCGCTGTGGGAGTACCAGTCGCTGATGGGCGAACTGCTGGAGCTGGACGTCGTCAACGTCCCGACCTACGACGGCTTCCAGGCGGCGGGCACCGCGCTGCGCATGGCCGGCCGCGCCACCGGCCGCCGGCGGCTGCTGGTCGTCGGACCGGTCGACCCGGACAAGCTGTCGAAGATCGAGGACTTCGTCCGCCCCGACCACGACGTCGAGGTCCTGGACGGCACCCACGACGGCTGGCAGGCCGCCGACCTGGTGGTCGGCGCCGACGTCGCCGCCGTCTACATCGAGGCCCCGAACTACCACGGGGTGCTGGATCCCGCGCTGCCGCTGCTCTCCGAGCGGGCGCACGCGGTCGGCGCGCTGTTCGTGGTCGGCTGCAACCCGATCTCGCTGGGCGTGGTGGCCTCCCCGGCGTCCTACGGCGCGGACATCGTCTGCGGCGACATCCAGCCGCTGGGCATCCGCATGAGCTTCGGGGGCGGCGCCGCCGGGTTCATCGCCACGCGGGACGAGCAGCGCCTGGTGCGGGAGTTCCCCTCGCGGCTGTTCGGCGTGGTGCCGACGGTGGTCGAGGGCGAGTACGGGTTCGGCGACGTGTACTACGACCGGACGTCGTTCGCGTTACGGGAACAGGGCAAGGAGTGGGTCGGGACCGCGGCCGCCCTGAACGGGATCATGGCCGGCGTCTACCTCGCGTTGATGGGACCGCGCGGGATGCGGGAGATCGGGGAGACGATCCTCGCGCTGACGGCCTACGCCCAGGAACGGCTGGCGGCGGTGCCGTCCGTCTCGGCGCCGAATGCCGCGTCGGTGTCGTTCGCCGACTTCGTGGTCCGCTTCACCGGGTCGCGTACCGCGTCCGAGATCAACGCCCTGCTTCTGGAGCAGGGCATCCAGGGCGGCAAGGTGCTGTCCGAGACCGACGCGCTGTTCTGCGTGACCGAGATCCACACGCGCGAGGACATCGACCGCCTCGCCGCCGTTCTTGAGGAGATCGCCAAGTGA
- a CDS encoding class I SAM-dependent methyltransferase produces MTAAEDRGTWERYYDQSQSVWGWAPNRFVAEVLGPLPAGRALDLAAGEGRNALWLAGLGWHATAVDFAENALARGRAQAAEHGLDVEWVLADVLDHRPPDGAYDAVVIAYLHLDAEPLAAVLRDAAKALAPGGTLVVVGHDVTNIADGVGGPQDPAILYTPERVTGALEHFSDLKIARAERVHRQTDRAPQPAIDTLVVAQAADGSK; encoded by the coding sequence ATGACCGCCGCCGAGGACCGCGGCACGTGGGAGCGGTACTACGACCAGTCCCAGTCCGTGTGGGGCTGGGCTCCGAACCGCTTCGTGGCCGAGGTCCTCGGCCCGCTGCCCGCCGGCCGGGCGCTGGACCTGGCCGCCGGGGAGGGACGCAACGCGCTGTGGCTCGCGGGCCTGGGCTGGCACGCCACCGCCGTCGACTTCGCCGAGAACGCCCTGGCGCGCGGCCGGGCCCAGGCCGCCGAGCACGGCCTGGACGTCGAGTGGGTCCTCGCCGACGTGCTGGACCACCGGCCCCCGGACGGCGCCTACGACGCCGTCGTGATCGCCTACCTGCACCTCGACGCCGAACCCTTGGCCGCCGTCCTCCGCGACGCCGCGAAGGCGCTGGCGCCCGGCGGCACGCTGGTCGTCGTCGGCCACGACGTCACCAACATCGCCGACGGCGTGGGCGGCCCGCAGGACCCTGCGATCCTTTACACGCCCGAGCGCGTCACCGGCGCCCTGGAGCACTTCAGCGATCTGAAGATCGCCCGCGCCGAGCGCGTCCACCGGCAGACCGACCGCGCCCCGCAGCCGGCCATCGACACCCTCGTGGTGGCCCAGGCGGCGGATGGTTCCAAATAA
- a CDS encoding trehalase family glycosidase, with translation MSRSLRALAGLVLGVGLVLPVTAASAGPPQKPDSPGSFANVLDLQGVPSVALPGDPATDVNPIGVFADRGAWHAYALPKTGDTSSYGAFTGPLYIAQEYPWWLSKGISHLTLSENGRAIDLASATDPVFTSLPGMLQQSFDVDGLHVVMQLRYASDRTALVQAFVENTSGHARKVGAGWTGSLLRPDTEPMKSAPSLHATSTGVSVGFAKVRQTWDYLTDGTEKFQVTHAEPVTTSVAGDAYTTALDAPLKLGPHGRQTLTWTESYTFTGADYAAEQPVIARTLRSPGAVVAADEQRWRGYVASAVRGVPAARQALAVKSVETLTTNWRSAAGALQHDGITPSISNKWFSGFWAWDTWKQAVGTAVFDPALAESQIRSMFDYQVTSASADRPQDAGMIPDCIFYNDPAQGGGNWNERNSKPPLAAWAVWSVYEQSGDVSFLKEMYPKLVAYHDWWYRDRDHNNDGLAEYGATVDPQNVTGEDKRQAAAWESGMDNAPRFDAALGAGVVDNTDAAGKVVGYSLTQESVDLNSYLAAEDGILAQMAARLGHPADAARYQASQKQVAAAVRQKMYDPATGWFYDASLTTGQPLTARGRGIEGAIPLWAGIATPAQAAAVRAKLVSPTEFDTQLPFPTVAASSPYYDPTGYWRGAVWLDQAYFALEGLKRYGYTADATALAAKLRGNAEGMMGDGPLMENYNPADGSAMNSRGFSWSAAMLLELDHQS, from the coding sequence ATGTCCCGTTCGCTGCGGGCCCTGGCCGGGCTGGTGCTCGGCGTGGGTCTCGTACTTCCCGTGACCGCGGCCTCGGCCGGGCCGCCGCAGAAACCCGATTCCCCTGGGTCCTTCGCCAACGTGCTGGACCTCCAGGGCGTGCCGAGCGTGGCGCTGCCCGGGGATCCGGCGACCGACGTCAACCCGATCGGCGTGTTCGCCGACCGCGGCGCGTGGCACGCCTACGCCCTGCCGAAGACCGGGGACACGTCCTCGTACGGGGCCTTCACCGGTCCGCTGTACATCGCCCAGGAGTACCCGTGGTGGCTGAGCAAGGGGATCAGTCACCTGACGCTCTCGGAGAACGGCCGCGCCATCGACCTGGCCTCGGCGACGGACCCGGTGTTCACCTCGCTGCCGGGGATGTTGCAGCAGAGCTTCGACGTGGACGGCCTGCACGTGGTGATGCAGCTGCGCTACGCGAGCGACCGGACCGCGCTGGTGCAGGCGTTCGTGGAGAACACCAGCGGCCACGCCCGGAAGGTCGGCGCGGGCTGGACCGGCTCGCTGCTGCGCCCGGACACCGAGCCGATGAAGAGCGCGCCCTCGCTGCACGCGACGTCCACCGGCGTCTCGGTGGGCTTCGCGAAGGTGCGGCAGACCTGGGACTACCTGACCGACGGGACTGAGAAGTTCCAGGTGACGCACGCCGAGCCGGTGACCACCTCGGTGGCCGGCGACGCGTACACCACGGCGCTGGACGCCCCGCTGAAGCTGGGCCCGCACGGCCGGCAGACGCTGACCTGGACCGAGTCCTACACCTTCACCGGCGCCGACTACGCCGCCGAACAACCGGTGATCGCCAGGACGCTGCGCTCCCCCGGCGCGGTCGTGGCGGCCGACGAGCAGCGCTGGCGCGGCTACGTGGCCTCCGCGGTCCGCGGCGTCCCGGCCGCGCGCCAGGCGCTGGCGGTGAAGTCGGTGGAGACGCTGACGACGAACTGGCGCAGCGCCGCCGGGGCGTTGCAACACGACGGGATCACCCCATCGATCTCCAACAAGTGGTTCAGCGGCTTCTGGGCCTGGGACACCTGGAAACAGGCGGTCGGCACGGCGGTCTTCGACCCGGCCCTGGCCGAGTCGCAGATCCGGTCGATGTTCGACTACCAGGTCACCAGCGCCTCGGCGGACCGTCCCCAGGACGCCGGCATGATCCCGGACTGCATCTTCTACAACGACCCGGCCCAAGGCGGCGGCAACTGGAACGAGCGCAACTCCAAGCCGCCGCTGGCCGCGTGGGCGGTGTGGTCGGTGTACGAGCAGAGCGGGGACGTCAGCTTCCTGAAGGAGATGTACCCGAAGCTGGTGGCGTACCACGACTGGTGGTACCGCGACCGCGACCACAACAACGACGGCCTCGCGGAGTACGGCGCGACAGTCGACCCTCAGAACGTGACCGGGGAGGACAAGCGCCAAGCCGCGGCCTGGGAGAGCGGCATGGACAACGCGCCGCGCTTCGACGCCGCCCTCGGCGCCGGCGTGGTGGACAACACCGACGCGGCCGGGAAGGTGGTCGGCTACTCGCTGACGCAGGAGTCGGTGGACCTGAACTCCTACCTGGCCGCCGAGGACGGCATCCTCGCGCAGATGGCCGCACGTCTGGGACACCCCGCAGACGCCGCGCGCTATCAGGCTTCGCAGAAGCAGGTCGCGGCGGCCGTGCGGCAGAAGATGTACGACCCGGCCACCGGCTGGTTCTACGACGCCTCCCTCACCACCGGCCAGCCCCTGACCGCGCGCGGCCGGGGCATCGAGGGCGCGATCCCGCTGTGGGCGGGCATCGCGACCCCGGCGCAGGCGGCGGCGGTGCGGGCGAAGCTGGTGTCGCCTACCGAGTTCGACACGCAGCTGCCGTTCCCGACGGTCGCGGCGAGCTCGCCGTACTACGACCCGACGGGCTACTGGCGCGGCGCGGTGTGGCTGGACCAGGCGTACTTCGCCCTGGAGGGCCTGAAGCGCTACGGCTACACGGCCGACGCGACGGCGCTGGCGGCGAAGCTGCGCGGCAACGCCGAGGGCATGATGGGCGACGGGCCGCTGATGGAGAACTACAACCCGGCGGACGGCTCGGCGATGAACTCGCGCGGGTTCAGCTGGTCGGCGGCGATGCTGCTGGAGTTGGACCACCAGAGCTAG
- a CDS encoding carbohydrate ABC transporter permease codes for MTVDPKLLRRWFILLLLTVGALVSILPFYWMVVAATHSNDELFHSPPPFVPGGHFISNIKALEHSIGFSRVMLNSVGIAVVYTLASGLISAMAGYGLAKYRFRGRGLLLGLVLTTMMVPFQVLLVPLFQMMSNLGWVNSYQAVIVPFLANSFGIFLMRQAFLDFPDELIESARIDGSGDIRTFYRIVLPVVKPQLGALAIFTFMSQWNAFLWPLLMLDSQDKYTAPVALYTLVGGTHVDYSGLILGSFLATLPLMLIFFIFQKQFVSGLLGGAVKE; via the coding sequence ATGACGGTCGATCCGAAGCTCCTGCGCCGCTGGTTCATCCTGCTGCTGCTGACGGTCGGCGCGCTGGTCAGCATCCTGCCGTTCTACTGGATGGTGGTCGCCGCCACCCACAGCAACGACGAGCTCTTCCACTCCCCGCCGCCGTTCGTCCCCGGCGGGCACTTCATCAGCAACATCAAGGCCCTGGAGCACTCGATCGGCTTCAGCCGGGTGATGCTGAACAGCGTCGGCATCGCCGTCGTCTACACGCTGGCCAGCGGCCTGATCTCGGCGATGGCCGGCTACGGCCTGGCCAAGTACCGCTTCCGGGGCCGCGGGCTGCTCCTGGGCCTGGTGCTGACCACCATGATGGTGCCGTTCCAGGTGCTGCTGGTCCCGCTGTTCCAGATGATGTCGAACCTGGGCTGGGTCAACAGCTACCAGGCGGTGATCGTGCCGTTCCTGGCCAACTCGTTCGGTATCTTCCTGATGCGCCAGGCCTTCCTGGACTTCCCCGACGAACTGATCGAGTCGGCGCGCATCGACGGCTCCGGCGACATCCGCACCTTCTACCGGATCGTGCTTCCTGTGGTGAAGCCACAACTCGGGGCCCTGGCGATCTTCACCTTCATGAGCCAGTGGAACGCCTTCCTGTGGCCGCTGCTGATGCTGGACTCCCAGGACAAATACACCGCACCGGTCGCCCTCTACACCTTGGTCGGCGGGACGCATGTGGACTATTCGGGCCTGATCCTCGGCAGTTTCCTGGCAACCCTCCCTCTGATGCTCATTTTCTTTATCTTCCAGAAGCAGTTCGTATCCGGCTTGTTGGGAGGAGCGGTCAAGGAATGA